TAATTGGTAGCATTCTACACTTCCTCAATCCAGTATGTGATGGATATTGTATTAAGCTCGGTATTGCTCATTTTCATTCGTTCATCTTGCAGCATCTCTTTTGCTTTTTCTTCCGCCTCGGTATAGGTGCCTGAAAAAAGCTGTTTTATTTGCAGATAGCTGTAATAGTCCGAGTCATCCGAGACATAGTCGGGCGCATCGCACGCGCTTCCTATCGTGATACTATACGTCTTGCGCGGTTCCGTTGTTTTAGCTGTCATTTGCCTTTCCTCCTAAATTACCATCCGTGTGTATATGTACTTGCCGAGCCGAATACAATCTTTGCATTTGGGCAGTTAGAAAACGGCTCGTTTCCGATGATTGGGCGCATAAATTGATAGCTGATGTATACCTTCTCCAAAAGCGGGCAGTTGCAAAATGCGCCGTCCTCAACAACGATGCCGCCGGAGAAGGAACGAATCTCGATTGTCTTCAGATTTGCACAGTTATCAAAAGCTCCGGCGTGAATCGTCACCGTTTCACGATCTTCACAGCCGTACAACAAATTCTCAAGCCTTTGGCAGCCGGTGAAGCAGCCCTTGAGGAAATGCGGCATGTAATTCAAAGTAAGTCCGCGATATTCTTCGTCAGCATAACGTACCGGCGCTCTTTTGTTTCCCGTAGCGATAAAGCCGTGTTTTAGAAGTCGCTCAATATCAAT
The nucleotide sequence above comes from Variimorphobacter saccharofermentans. Encoded proteins:
- a CDS encoding leucine-rich repeat protein, with the protein product MGLFSKKPGLEKIDIERLLKHGFIATGNKRAPVRYADEEYRGLTLNYMPHFLKGCFTGCQRLENLLYGCEDRETVTIHAGAFDNCANLKTIEIRSFSGGIVVEDGAFCNCPLLEKVYISYQFMRPIIGNEPFSNCPNAKIVFGSASTYTHGW